A genomic segment from Gammaproteobacteria bacterium encodes:
- the icd gene encoding isocitrate dehydrogenase (NADP(+)) has protein sequence MAQYKHAQVPSAGETVTVRDGAVNVPAKPIVPFIEGDGIGPDIWHATRAVVDAAVAHAYGDSREVMWMEVYAGEKAQEKTGEWLPDETYDALREFKVAIKGPLTTPVGKGIRSLNVTLRQQLDLYSCIRPVRYIPGVPSPMREPEKLDVVIFRENTEDVYAGIEWASGSEGAERVRSFLVDEMGANVRPRSGIGVKPISPFGTHRHVAAALRYAVARGRSSVTLVHKGNIMKFTEGAFRDWGYEVAARDFGDETIPESAIWEGADPAGRIVVKDRIADAMFQQVLLRPSEYDVIVTPNLNGDYLSDACAAQAGGLGMAPGANLGDEVALFEATHGTAPKYAGQNKVNPGSLILSAGMMLQHMGWTEAADAVDRGLEGAVAARTVTYDLERQMEGATKVSTSAFGQAVIDHM, from the coding sequence ATGGCACAATACAAACACGCTCAGGTGCCCTCCGCGGGCGAGACCGTCACCGTTCGGGACGGCGCAGTCAACGTGCCGGCCAAGCCCATCGTCCCGTTCATCGAAGGTGACGGCATCGGCCCCGACATCTGGCACGCCACCCGCGCCGTGGTCGACGCGGCGGTGGCTCACGCGTACGGCGATTCGCGCGAGGTCATGTGGATGGAGGTGTACGCGGGCGAGAAGGCGCAGGAGAAGACGGGAGAGTGGCTGCCCGACGAGACCTACGACGCGCTGCGCGAGTTCAAGGTGGCCATCAAGGGCCCGCTCACCACGCCGGTTGGGAAGGGCATCCGCTCGCTCAACGTGACGCTCCGCCAGCAGCTCGATCTCTACTCCTGCATTCGCCCGGTGCGCTACATCCCCGGGGTGCCTTCGCCGATGCGCGAGCCGGAGAAGCTCGACGTGGTGATTTTCCGCGAGAACACGGAGGACGTCTACGCGGGCATCGAGTGGGCTTCCGGCAGCGAGGGCGCGGAGAGGGTGCGCTCGTTCCTTGTGGACGAGATGGGCGCCAACGTGCGCCCGCGGAGCGGGATCGGGGTCAAGCCGATCAGCCCGTTCGGCACTCATCGTCATGTCGCCGCCGCATTGCGCTACGCGGTGGCGCGCGGGCGCAGTTCGGTGACGCTGGTGCACAAGGGCAACATCATGAAGTTCACCGAGGGCGCGTTCCGCGACTGGGGATACGAGGTCGCCGCCCGGGATTTCGGGGATGAGACGATTCCCGAGTCGGCCATCTGGGAGGGCGCGGATCCCGCGGGCCGCATCGTGGTCAAGGACCGCATCGCCGACGCCATGTTCCAGCAGGTGCTGCTGAGGCCTTCGGAATACGACGTCATCGTGACGCCCAACCTGAACGGCGACTACCTCTCCGACGCGTGCGCGGCGCAGGCGGGCGGCCTCGGGATGGCGCCGGGCGCGAACCTGGGGGACGAAGTCGCCCTCTTCGAGGCCACGCACGGGACGGCGCCCAAGTACGCCGGCCAGAACAAGGTCAACCCGGGGTCGCTGATCCTGTCCGCGGGTATGATGCTCCAGCACATGGGCTGGACCGAGGCGGCGGACGCCGTCGACCGGGGCCTGGAGGGCGCCGTTGCGGCCCGGACGGTGACGTACGACCTGGAGCGCCAGATGGAGGGCGCGACCAAGGTGTCGACCTCGGCCTTCGGACAGGCCGTGATCGACCACATGTAG
- a CDS encoding leucyl aminopeptidase, producing MRVEVVRGPSGRHDTPLVAGFLFEGRDAPPLAAPGSVLARSVARAAGDLRGRSGSSHLFHADPGDAGPRRLLLLGAGKRADCNPEAIRRLAARAVRKASELEIDRVTIDGLGAPSIDPEKFGQVVAEGAVLAAWRFDELKTRADEKDPPACTVTTVEIATESDFDATGSGARTGAILAEAENFARTLQSWPGNVATPTHLADRASDLASELGLEVRVLGPREMRDENMLALLAVAQGSAQDPRLIVLEYHGGTRGDAPLVLVGKGLTFDAGGISLKPAKGMEDMKFDMSGGAAVLGAMRGVARLGLDVNVVGIVPSSENLVNGSAVKPGDVIGSREGKTIEVINTDAEGRLILADALSYARTFEPDAIVDCATLTGACVIALGHHASAVLGTDDALVEELRAAGDLSGERCWPLPIWPEYRRQLNSHTADLKNVGGRPAGTITAACFLREFVGDAKWAHLDIAGTAYGEGKLPYQRPGGYGSPTRLLIEWVRTRAA from the coding sequence ATGCGGGTAGAGGTCGTTCGCGGGCCGTCCGGCCGGCATGACACGCCGCTCGTGGCGGGGTTCCTGTTCGAGGGGCGAGACGCTCCCCCGCTGGCCGCCCCGGGCTCGGTTCTCGCCCGCTCCGTGGCGCGCGCTGCCGGGGACCTTCGCGGCCGCTCCGGAAGCAGCCACCTGTTCCACGCCGACCCCGGCGATGCCGGCCCGCGGCGCCTTCTTCTGCTCGGCGCCGGGAAGCGGGCCGACTGCAACCCCGAGGCGATCAGGCGGCTGGCCGCGCGGGCCGTGCGCAAGGCGTCCGAGCTGGAGATCGACCGGGTAACCATCGACGGGCTGGGCGCCCCTTCGATCGACCCGGAGAAGTTTGGGCAGGTGGTGGCGGAGGGCGCCGTCCTCGCGGCCTGGCGCTTTGACGAGCTCAAGACCCGGGCCGACGAGAAGGATCCCCCCGCCTGCACCGTCACGACCGTGGAGATCGCGACGGAATCCGACTTCGATGCGACGGGATCGGGCGCTCGCACGGGGGCGATCCTGGCGGAGGCGGAGAACTTCGCGCGCACCCTCCAGTCGTGGCCCGGGAACGTGGCCACGCCCACCCACCTGGCCGACAGGGCAAGCGATCTGGCCTCGGAGCTGGGCCTCGAGGTGCGGGTGCTCGGGCCCCGGGAGATGCGGGACGAGAACATGCTGGCGCTCCTGGCCGTCGCCCAGGGCTCGGCGCAGGACCCGCGGCTGATCGTCCTCGAGTATCACGGCGGAACCCGCGGCGATGCTCCGCTGGTACTGGTGGGCAAGGGGCTGACCTTCGATGCGGGGGGCATCTCGCTCAAGCCGGCCAAGGGCATGGAGGACATGAAGTTCGACATGTCGGGCGGCGCCGCCGTCCTGGGCGCCATGCGAGGTGTCGCCCGCCTCGGCCTGGACGTCAACGTGGTGGGCATCGTTCCCAGCTCCGAAAACCTCGTGAACGGAAGCGCGGTCAAGCCGGGAGACGTCATCGGGTCCCGGGAGGGCAAGACCATCGAAGTGATCAATACGGACGCCGAAGGCAGGCTGATCCTCGCGGACGCCCTCTCGTACGCGCGCACCTTCGAGCCGGACGCCATCGTGGACTGCGCCACGCTGACCGGCGCCTGCGTCATCGCGCTCGGGCACCATGCTTCCGCGGTCCTGGGGACCGATGATGCCCTCGTGGAGGAACTGCGCGCCGCCGGCGACCTCAGCGGCGAGCGCTGCTGGCCGCTGCCGATCTGGCCGGAGTACCGCCGCCAGCTCAACAGCCACACCGCCGATCTGAAGAACGTGGGCGGGCGTCCCGCCGGCACCATCACGGCCGCCTGCTTCCTGCGCGAGTTCGTGGGGGACGCGAAATGGGCCCATCTGGACATCGCCGGCACCGCGTACGGGGAAGGGAAGCTGCCCTACCAGCGGCCGGGCGGCTACGGGTCTCCGACCCGGCTGCTCATCGAGTGGGTCAGGACGCGCGCCGCGTGA